From a single Phacochoerus africanus isolate WHEZ1 chromosome 11, ROS_Pafr_v1, whole genome shotgun sequence genomic region:
- the LOC125110624 gene encoding 40S ribosomal protein S24-like — translation MNDTVTIWTRKFMTNRLLQRKQMVIDVLHPGKATVPKTEIREKLAKMYKTTPDVIFVFGFRTHLGGGKTTGFGMIYDSLDYAKKNEPKHRLARHGLCEKKKTSRKQRKERKNRMKKVRGTAKANVGAGKKKE, via the coding sequence ATGAACGACACAGTCACTATCTGGACCAGGAAGTTCATGACCAACCGACTacttcagcggaaacaaatggtCATTGATGTCCTTCACCCTGGGAAGGCAACGGTACCTAAGACAGAAATTCGGGAAAAACTAGCCAAAATGTACAAGACTACCCCAGACGTCATCTTTGTCTTTGGATTCAGAACCCATCTTGGTGGTGGCAAGACAACCGGCTTTGGCATGATTTATGATTCCTTGGATTATGCAAAGAAAAATGAGCCCAAACACAGGCTTGCAAGACACGGCTTGTGTGAGAAGAAAAAGACctcaagaaaacagagaaaagaacgCAAGAACAGGATGAAGAAAGTTAGGGGAACTGCAAAGGCCAATGTTGGTGCTGGCAAAAAGAAGGAGTAA